The genomic stretch TTGTTGCCCTGCGCACTGCCACGCACGCTTTCCAGATTGAAGACTCTTCAAGCGCCTGGGCGCACTGGGGCAATCAGTTCAACGACGACACCTCGCCCTGGAACGGTGGGTTTGGCCGCTTTGTGCTCGGCGAGAAGTGGTACACACACCACGGCCATCATAAGCAGCAAAGCACACTCGGCCTTATTGCGCCTGAAGCCACTGATCATCCCATCAACAACGGAATAGCAGATGGCGATATCTGGGGCTCGACGGACGTCTACGGCGTACGGCTACCCATGCCCGAAGGCACGATGCCCCTGGTGCTCGGTCAGGTGATCAACCGCGCCGGCGAATACGATGAAGAAGATCTGTTCTTTGGGATGCGCCCCACAGATACTGAAGTGGCGATGGTAAATCCGGCTGCCAGAAGCGAGTACAATCCCAATGACCCTATAATGCCGATTGCGTGGACCAAGCCCTATCAGCTCCCTGAAGGTGCACCGGGTATGGCGTTTACATCTACCATTGGCTCTTCATCCGATATGGTCAACGACGGTGTACGCCGGCTACTCGTTAATGCAGTTTATCATATGCTGGATATGGACGTTCCGGCGGAAGCAGACGTTGCCGTTGTAGGTGAATTTAATCCATCCCAGTACAGCTTCCAATCGGATGAATATTGGGAAACCAAAGACCTCAAAATCGAGGCCCTTTTGTCACACGAAGGTGACCACTAAATATCTTGAACTTGCTGTTTATGTGCGGGGAGGACTGCCTCCCTGCATCCTGGGATGCGTGATGTAATGGGTGGCGGTGTGGGTGTACATCCCAATTAAAACCCCTTCTATCCATGAAAAAATTGCATTTCCTGCTCCTTTTTTTGCTTTTAGCGGCCTGCCAAAGCCCTGGGCCTGAAGTGACCATAGACAAGCAGGCGCTACCGGCCGAGCCGGCAACCTCTTATCTACTGCCGGTTGATGCGCTCCCGGCCTACGAACAGAACCTGGATCATGCCGGCCTGATGGAAAACTGGACCGACGAGTTTTATCACAAGGGGCGCGTCGTCTACCGCACATCATGTTACAATTGCCACGGCGACATCGAGCAGCCCGGCTCCATTCCGAACTCACGCCAGTTCTGGCAGGAGGCTTTTAAAAACGGCGCAGATCCCCACGCCATGTACCAGACCCTCACCCGCGGATCTGGCTTAATGCCGCCCCAGGTGAACCTGACGCCGCGCGAGAAATACGAAGTGATTCACTTCATCCGGGAAGAGTTTTTGGAAGAACACAACCCGGATCAATATTTCGAAATCACGGATGATTATCTGGCCAGTTTGCCAAAAGGTGATACGCTGGGGCCGGATCCCAAGCCTTACAAGCCGTGGGCGGAGATGGATTATGGCAGATTTTTGATGCGTACGTATGACCTCGCCAACTCGGATGATCCACCTAAAGGTATTTCGTGGGATTGCTGCCCAATTCCTGATGAGGACTTCCTAGACCTAAATTTTGCCTACAAAGGTATTGCTATCCGGTTGGATAAAGGTGAGGGGGGCGTAGCCGCCGGCAATGCATTTGTACTATTCGACCACGACCTGATGCGCTTCACGGGGTTCTGGACCGGCAAGGGTTTCATTGACTATGAAGATATCCTGCTTGATGATCAGCACAACGTTTTCCCTCGGACAGTAGGCAAGGTGCAGTTTGAGAATCCTATTATGCCGGGCTGGGCAAACCCCGAGACAGGCAATTTTGAAGATCCGCGTTTTGTGGCAGTAGATGGCCGGCCATTTGGTCCTTTACCGCGATCCTGGGCGCACTACAAAGGCCTGTATTACCACGGCGATCGCGTCGTGATCAAGTACACGGTGGGGGATGCCGAGGTGCTTGAGACATATGATTTAGAGAGAAACGCAGATGCTAATGCACCTGTTATTAGTCGCACGTTGAATATCACACCTTCTTCTGTGCCGCTGAAGTTGCGTATTGCCCCCGAGCATATAGACGTACAATCGCTCGTGGATGGGATTATGAGCGATATACAGTTTGGGGTAAGAGATATTGAGGATGGGTACCATGTGCTTAATGTGCCAGCCAACAAAACCATTAAAGCGCGTATTTTTATGGGGTCTGAAGTTGCGGACCAGCACATGCATACGTTGTTGAAATCTCCTGTTGATCTCTCTGTATATACAAAGGGCGGGCCGGCGCACGATGACACAGTACTTGCATCTGAAATTATCGTTGGAGACGAATCAGATGCCTACGCGGTAGACGTATTCACCTTGCCGCAAGTAAATCCCTGGAACAGTAGGATGCGTCCCACGGGCATCGACTTTCTCGATGACCCCGATGAAGCGGTTGTCAGCACCATCGATGGGGAAGTCTACCACCTGACAGGGATCACGCAGGGCGACGGACTGGTGACCTGGCGGCGCATTGCAACCGGTCTGTTCCAGCCGCTGGGCATCAAATACCACGAAGGCAAAATTTATGTTGGCTGCCGCGACCAGATTGCTGTGTTACATGATTTGAACGACGACGGGGAGATAGATTTCTACGAGAGCTTCAACAGCGATCACCAGGTTACCGAGCATTTCCACGAATTTGCGATGGGATTGCAGACAGATGAGGCCGGCAACTTCTACTACGCGAAAAGTGGCCGGCACGCGCGCGAGTCGCTTGTGCCGCAGCACGGGACGCTGATCAAGGTGAGTCCGGATGGGGAAACGTCTGAAATCCTGGCCAACGGATTCAGGGCTGCAAACGGCGTCCTGCTCAATCCAGATGGCTCATTCATCGTGACCGACCAGGAAGGGTTCTGGAATCCCATGAACCGAATCAACTGGGTAGAAGAAGGTGGTTTTTATGGCAACATGTGGGGCTACGGCGCGCCGG from Bacteroidota bacterium encodes the following:
- a CDS encoding DUF6797 domain-containing protein, whose product is MKKLHFLLLFLLLAACQSPGPEVTIDKQALPAEPATSYLLPVDALPAYEQNLDHAGLMENWTDEFYHKGRVVYRTSCYNCHGDIEQPGSIPNSRQFWQEAFKNGADPHAMYQTLTRGSGLMPPQVNLTPREKYEVIHFIREEFLEEHNPDQYFEITDDYLASLPKGDTLGPDPKPYKPWAEMDYGRFLMRTYDLANSDDPPKGISWDCCPIPDEDFLDLNFAYKGIAIRLDKGEGGVAAGNAFVLFDHDLMRFTGFWTGKGFIDYEDILLDDQHNVFPRTVGKVQFENPIMPGWANPETGNFEDPRFVAVDGRPFGPLPRSWAHYKGLYYHGDRVVIKYTVGDAEVLETYDLERNADANAPVISRTLNITPSSVPLKLRIAPEHIDVQSLVDGIMSDIQFGVRDIEDGYHVLNVPANKTIKARIFMGSEVADQHMHTLLKSPVDLSVYTKGGPAHDDTVLASEIIVGDESDAYAVDVFTLPQVNPWNSRMRPTGIDFLDDPDEAVVSTIDGEVYHLTGITQGDGLVTWRRIATGLFQPLGIKYHEGKIYVGCRDQIAVLHDLNDDGEIDFYESFNSDHQVTEHFHEFAMGLQTDEAGNFYYAKSGRHARESLVPQHGTLIKVSPDGETSEILANGFRAANGVLLNPDGSFIVTDQEGFWNPMNRINWVEEGGFYGNMWGYGAPADSSDEAMNDPLMWIDSRYDRSPSELLWADSEAWGPLAGSLLNLSYGYGKIFAVMPQKVDGKRQAGMVELPIPQFPTGIMRGRFNPKDGQLYALGMSAWATNQMIQVGGMYRIRYTGNDLQLPIAMKAYSSGMQLTFASPLDAKIATDPAQYTVTTWDLVRSRKYGSDRHNTQALEIEKVTISDDGKTVMLHLPAIAPTWIMEIKYNLKAKSGKMFDGVIQNTIYALENMPAEM